The following coding sequences are from one Zonotrichia albicollis isolate bZonAlb1 chromosome 13, bZonAlb1.hap1, whole genome shotgun sequence window:
- the RRAD gene encoding GTP-binding protein RAD, which yields MTLNRGDKRRGSTPFAAQQHLHRRSMPVDERDLRPLPPEELSGLVRCTSYSPGGQHRQSWASDSSDSVISSGSDSDGSLYKVILLGEHGVGKTSLARIFGGVEDCADAEEAGNTYDRSIIVDGEEASLVVFDIWEQDDSQWLQNHCMKMGDAYIIVYSVTDKVSFEKASELRIQLRRARQTEDIPIILVGNKSDLVRSREVSVDEGRACAVVFDCKFIETSAALHHNVKDLFEGIVRQIRLRKDSKEDNARRMANAKRRESISKKAKRFLGRIVAKNNKKMAFKAKSKSCHDLSVL from the exons ATGACCCTGAACCGCGGCGACAAGCGGCGCGGCAGCACGCCGTTCGCGGCGCAGCAGCATCTGCACCGCCGCAGCATGCCCGTGGACGAGCGCGACCTGCGGCCGCTGCCGCCCGAGGAGCTGTCGGGCTTGGTGCGCTGCACCTCGTACAGCCCCGGCGGGCAGCACCGCCAGAGCTGGGCCTCCGACTCCTCCGACTCCGTCATCTCCTCGGGCAGCGACTCCGACGGCAGCCTCTACAAGGTGATCCTGCTGGGCGAGCACGGCGTGGGCAAGACCAGCCTGGCGCGCATCTTCGGCGGCGTGGAGGACTGCGCGGACGCCGAGGAGGCCG GAAATACATATGACAGATCAATTATAGTTGATGGAGAAGAAGCGTCTCTCGTGGTGTTCGATATATGGGAGCAG GATGACAGCCAATGGCTCCAGAACCACTGCATGAAAATGGGAGATGCCTATATTATTGTCTACTCAGTGACAGACAAAGTTAGTTTTGAGAAAGCTTCTGAGCTAAGAATCCAGCTGAGAAGAGCAAGGCAGACAGAAGATATTCCTATTATCCTTGTGGGAAATAAAAGTGACCTGGTCAGGTCCCGGGAGGTCTCAGTTGATG AGGGCCGGGCCTGTGCCGTGGTGTTTGACTGCAAGTTCATCGAGACATCGGCAGCTCTGCACCACAACGTGAAGGACCTGTTTGAGGGCATCGTGCGGCAGATCCGGCTGCGCAAGGACAGCAAGGAGGACAACGCACGCAGGATGGCCAACGCCAAGAGGAGGGAGAGCATCAGCAAGAAGGCCAAGCGCTTCCTGGGCAGGATCGTGGCCAAGAACAACAAGAAGATGGCTTTCAAAGCGAAATCCAAGTCTTGCCACGACTTGTCCGTGCTATAG
- the CIAO2B gene encoding cytosolic iron-sulfur assembly component 2B: protein MVGPGAAPLENANPLIYRRSGERPVTAREEDDELPDAIDDREIFDLIRSINDPEHPLTLEELNVVEQMRVKVDDAQSTVSVEFTPTIPHCSMATLIGLSIKVKLLRSLPERFKLDVHITPGTHASEHAVNKQLADKERVAAALENSHLLEVVNQCLSARS from the exons ATGGTGGGCCCGGGCGCGGCTCCGCTAGAGAACGCGAACCCGCTTATCTACCGCCGCTCCGGGGAGCGCCCCGTGACCGCCCGCGAGGAAGACGATGAGCTGCCCGACGCCATCGACGACCGGGAGATCTTCGAT CTCATCCGCTCCATCAATGACCCCGAGCACCCGCTCACCCTGGAGGAGCTGAACGTCGTCGAGCAAATGCGAGTGAAA GTGGACGATGCCCAGAGCACGGTGTCGGTGGAGTTCACGCCCACCATCCCTCACTGCAGCATGGCCACGCTCATCGGCCTCTCCATCAAGGTCAAGCTGCTCCGCTCGCTGCCCGAGAGGTTCAAG CTGGATGTTCACATAACTCCAGGAACACATGCCTCTGAGCACGCAG TTAACAAACAGCTCGCTGATAAGGAGAGGGTGGCAGCTGCTTTGGAAAACTCTCACCTGCTGGAAGTGGTGAATCAGTGTTTGTCTGCTCGGTCATGA